Proteins encoded within one genomic window of Cucumis sativus cultivar 9930 chromosome 3, Cucumber_9930_V3, whole genome shotgun sequence:
- the LOC101209181 gene encoding acyl-coenzyme A oxidase 4, peroxisomal isoform X1, which yields MTIDAKMNRQEFDDSAYVIGNYVLNMFDQHSTSDDKDKNARSSYFGLPALDVSVAFPQATSASSFPPSVSDFYQFNDLLTPEEQALRKKVRQCVEKEVAPIMTKYWEKAEFPFELVPKLANLGVAGGTIKGYGCPGLTITGSAIAVAEVARVDASCSTFILVHSSLAMLTIALCGSEEQKQKYLPSLAKFDTVACWGLTEPENGSDASGLRTTATKVEGGWVIEGRKRWIGNSTFADILVIFARNTITNEINGFIIKKNAPGLTVTKIENKIGLRMVQNGDIVMNKVFVPDEDRLVGVNSFKDTNKVLAVSRVMVAWQPIGIAMGVYDMCHRYLKEREQFGAPLAAFQLNQQKLVLMLGNVQAMFLIGWRLCKLYEKGTMTPGQASLGKSWITLRARETVALGRELLGGNGILSDFLVAKAFCDLEPIYTYEGTYDINTLVTGREITGVASFKPAALAKRSRL from the exons ATGACGATTGACGCCAAAATGAATCGCCAAG AATTTGATGATAGTGCGTATGTGATTGGAAATTATGTGTTGAATATGTTTGATCAACACTCTACTTCAG ATGATAAGGACAAGAATGCAAGAAGTTCCTACTTCGGTTTACCTGCGCTGGATGTCTCTGTTGCATTCCCTCAAGCCACATCTGCATCCTCCTTTCCTCCTTCCG TCTCGGACTTCTATCAGTTCAACGACCTATTGACTCCTGAGGAGCAAGCTCTCagaaaaaaagtgagacaGTGCGTGGAAAAAGAAGTAGCTCCAATTATGACAAAg TATTGGGAGAAGGCAGAGTTTCCATTTGAACTTGTCCCAAAGCTTGCTAACTTGGGCGTTGCTGGTGGTACTATCAAg GGTTATGGGTGTCCTGGTCTGACTATCACTGGAAGTGCTATTGCTGTTGCTGAAGTAGCAAGAGTTGATGCAAGTTGTTCCACTTTCATTCTGGTGCATTCATCGCTCGCAATGCTCACCATCG CTCTATGTGGATCGGAGGAGCAAAAGCAGAAATATTTACCTTCCTTGGCAAAGTTTGATACCGTCGCTTGTTGG GGTTTGACTGAGCCTGAAAATGGAAGCGATGCCAGTGGTTTAAGAACAACGGCAACCAAG GTTGAAGGAGGTTGGGTAATAGAGGGGAGAAAACGCTGGATAGGAAACAGCACATTTGCTGACATATTGGTTATTTTTGCCAGGAATACAATTACGAATGAAATAAACGG ATTtataatcaagaaaaatgcCCCTGGTCTGACGGTTACaaagatagaaaataaaattggtttGCGGATGGTTCAAAATGGAGACATTGTAATGAATAAAGTTTTCGTACCTGATGAAGATAGGTTAGTTGGTGTAAATTCTTTCAAGGATACAAACAag GTTCTAGCGGTTTCGCGTGTAATGGTTGCCTGGCAACCCATTGGCATAGCAATGGGGGTTTATGACATGTGTCACAG ATATTTGAAGGAGAGGGAACAATTTGGAGCACCATTAGCAGCTTTTCAACTTAACCAACAGAAACTTGTTCTCATGCTGGGAAATGTTCAAGCGATGTTCCTCATTGGGTGGCGACTTTGCAAATTATATGAAAAGGGAACAATGACTCCAGGTCAAGCTAGCTTGGGAAAG TCATGGATCACTCTGAGAGCTAGGGAAACCGTTGCTCTAGGACGTGAGTTGCTTGGAGGCAATGGGATTTTATCAGACTTTCTAGTTGCAAAG GCATTCTGTGATTTGGAACCAATATATACTTACGAAGGTACGTACGACATCAACACATTGGTAACTGGGAGAGAAATAACTGGTGTTGCCAGTTTCAAGCCTGCTGCTCTAGCCAAAAGAAGCCGCCTGTAA
- the LOC101209181 gene encoding acyl-coenzyme A oxidase 4, peroxisomal isoform X2, with translation MTIDAKMNRQDDKDKNARSSYFGLPALDVSVAFPQATSASSFPPSVSDFYQFNDLLTPEEQALRKKVRQCVEKEVAPIMTKYWEKAEFPFELVPKLANLGVAGGTIKGYGCPGLTITGSAIAVAEVARVDASCSTFILVHSSLAMLTIALCGSEEQKQKYLPSLAKFDTVACWGLTEPENGSDASGLRTTATKVEGGWVIEGRKRWIGNSTFADILVIFARNTITNEINGFIIKKNAPGLTVTKIENKIGLRMVQNGDIVMNKVFVPDEDRLVGVNSFKDTNKVLAVSRVMVAWQPIGIAMGVYDMCHRYLKEREQFGAPLAAFQLNQQKLVLMLGNVQAMFLIGWRLCKLYEKGTMTPGQASLGKSWITLRARETVALGRELLGGNGILSDFLVAKAFCDLEPIYTYEGTYDINTLVTGREITGVASFKPAALAKRSRL, from the exons ATGACGATTGACGCCAAAATGAATCGCCAAG ATGATAAGGACAAGAATGCAAGAAGTTCCTACTTCGGTTTACCTGCGCTGGATGTCTCTGTTGCATTCCCTCAAGCCACATCTGCATCCTCCTTTCCTCCTTCCG TCTCGGACTTCTATCAGTTCAACGACCTATTGACTCCTGAGGAGCAAGCTCTCagaaaaaaagtgagacaGTGCGTGGAAAAAGAAGTAGCTCCAATTATGACAAAg TATTGGGAGAAGGCAGAGTTTCCATTTGAACTTGTCCCAAAGCTTGCTAACTTGGGCGTTGCTGGTGGTACTATCAAg GGTTATGGGTGTCCTGGTCTGACTATCACTGGAAGTGCTATTGCTGTTGCTGAAGTAGCAAGAGTTGATGCAAGTTGTTCCACTTTCATTCTGGTGCATTCATCGCTCGCAATGCTCACCATCG CTCTATGTGGATCGGAGGAGCAAAAGCAGAAATATTTACCTTCCTTGGCAAAGTTTGATACCGTCGCTTGTTGG GGTTTGACTGAGCCTGAAAATGGAAGCGATGCCAGTGGTTTAAGAACAACGGCAACCAAG GTTGAAGGAGGTTGGGTAATAGAGGGGAGAAAACGCTGGATAGGAAACAGCACATTTGCTGACATATTGGTTATTTTTGCCAGGAATACAATTACGAATGAAATAAACGG ATTtataatcaagaaaaatgcCCCTGGTCTGACGGTTACaaagatagaaaataaaattggtttGCGGATGGTTCAAAATGGAGACATTGTAATGAATAAAGTTTTCGTACCTGATGAAGATAGGTTAGTTGGTGTAAATTCTTTCAAGGATACAAACAag GTTCTAGCGGTTTCGCGTGTAATGGTTGCCTGGCAACCCATTGGCATAGCAATGGGGGTTTATGACATGTGTCACAG ATATTTGAAGGAGAGGGAACAATTTGGAGCACCATTAGCAGCTTTTCAACTTAACCAACAGAAACTTGTTCTCATGCTGGGAAATGTTCAAGCGATGTTCCTCATTGGGTGGCGACTTTGCAAATTATATGAAAAGGGAACAATGACTCCAGGTCAAGCTAGCTTGGGAAAG TCATGGATCACTCTGAGAGCTAGGGAAACCGTTGCTCTAGGACGTGAGTTGCTTGGAGGCAATGGGATTTTATCAGACTTTCTAGTTGCAAAG GCATTCTGTGATTTGGAACCAATATATACTTACGAAGGTACGTACGACATCAACACATTGGTAACTGGGAGAGAAATAACTGGTGTTGCCAGTTTCAAGCCTGCTGCTCTAGCCAAAAGAAGCCGCCTGTAA